A DNA window from Maribellus comscasis contains the following coding sequences:
- a CDS encoding B12-binding domain-containing radical SAM protein: MKVLMIYPKYPDTYWSFTHALKFISKKAAVPPLGLITVSAMLPENWQKKLIDLNIEELNSDDIKWADYVFLSSMYVQKESVTEILATCKDYPVKVIAGGPLFTQEYNNYPQIDHFILNEAEITLPLFLSDLQNGSPLKRIYQTDKYADLLVSPVPDFHLLNMKAYASMSLQVSRGCPFSCDFCEITALLGHKVRMKSSKQVINELEALYKLNWKGLVSVVDDNFIGNKKVIKMKLLPSIIKWMEMHNHPFSFNAQTSINLADDDQLLTLMREAGFISTFIGIETPVEESLQNCHKVQNENRNLLENVKQIQKAGLQVSGGFIVGFDSDTSSVFQRQIDFIQKSGIVSAMVGLLNAPKNTKLYKQMQEENRLTVDATGSNTDFTMNFIPRMDKQKLLEGYYRIINNIYKEKPYYKRIRELFRNYKPIKTRKSDIDLSRLKAFLKSIFVLGLLNRGRFEYWKFMIWTIVNKPKLLEEAITFSVYGYHFRTVYGLRQVGRRY; the protein is encoded by the coding sequence ATGAAAGTACTGATGATATATCCGAAATACCCTGATACTTACTGGAGTTTTACGCATGCATTAAAGTTTATTTCCAAGAAAGCCGCCGTGCCTCCATTGGGATTAATCACCGTTTCGGCGATGTTGCCTGAAAACTGGCAGAAAAAATTGATCGATTTAAATATTGAAGAACTTAACAGTGATGATATAAAGTGGGCGGATTATGTTTTTTTAAGTAGTATGTACGTTCAGAAAGAGTCGGTGACCGAGATTTTAGCCACGTGTAAAGATTACCCGGTAAAAGTTATAGCTGGTGGCCCTCTGTTTACGCAGGAATACAACAATTATCCTCAGATAGACCATTTCATTTTAAACGAAGCAGAAATTACGCTACCCCTGTTTTTATCCGATTTGCAAAACGGTTCCCCGCTAAAAAGAATTTACCAGACAGATAAATATGCAGATTTATTGGTTTCTCCGGTTCCTGATTTTCATTTACTGAATATGAAAGCCTATGCTTCAATGAGTCTCCAGGTTTCAAGAGGTTGCCCTTTTTCATGTGACTTTTGTGAAATTACTGCCCTGCTCGGACACAAAGTAAGGATGAAAAGCTCGAAACAGGTAATAAATGAATTGGAAGCATTGTACAAACTTAATTGGAAAGGACTGGTCTCTGTAGTTGATGACAATTTCATTGGGAACAAGAAAGTTATAAAAATGAAGTTGCTTCCTTCAATAATCAAATGGATGGAAATGCATAATCATCCGTTTAGCTTTAATGCCCAAACATCAATAAACCTGGCAGACGATGATCAGTTGCTAACCTTGATGCGCGAAGCAGGATTCATTTCGACTTTTATCGGAATTGAGACCCCGGTAGAAGAGTCGTTGCAAAACTGCCATAAAGTTCAGAATGAAAACCGGAATCTGCTGGAAAATGTAAAACAAATCCAGAAAGCCGGGTTGCAGGTTTCCGGTGGGTTTATTGTAGGTTTCGACAGCGATACATCCTCTGTATTTCAGCGACAAATCGATTTTATTCAGAAAAGCGGAATTGTCTCGGCAATGGTAGGCTTGCTCAACGCCCCGAAAAATACAAAGCTGTATAAACAAATGCAGGAAGAAAACAGGCTAACTGTTGATGCAACCGGGAGTAATACCGATTTTACAATGAATTTTATTCCCAGAATGGATAAACAGAAATTGCTGGAAGGTTACTATCGCATTATAAATAATATTTATAAAGAGAAGCCTTATTACAAACGTATCAGGGAACTATTCCGGAATTACAAACCAATAAAAACACGTAAAAGTGATATTGATTTATCACGGCTCAAGGCGTTTTTAAAATCAATTTTTGTTTTAGGTCTATTAAATAGAGGCAGGTTTGAATATTGGAAGTTTATGATATGGACCATCGTAAACAAACCAAAACTACTGGAAGAAGCTATTACTTTTTCTGTTTACGGTTATCATTTCAGAACCGTTTACGGACTTAGACAAGTCGGGCGTAGATATTAA
- a CDS encoding fatty acid desaturase family protein: MVNIKYSKNRLDFTTELRNSVNAYFSKNNIQPYGNRKIYLKSAFMITLYLAPFILMVSGAISSVPLVLLCWITMGLGMSGLGMGTMHDANHGSFSKNQKVNRFFGNSLYLLGGFPTNWRYQHNTLHHGFTNIEGHDEDIAPPGILRFSPHSPLKKIHRYQHIYAWFFYSLMTISWIVAKDFKRLKKYKDTGAKLGGKRKFSRLFVDVTISKIIYYSVFLLIPLLTVPVAWYWIICGFLVMHFTSGLVLSTIFQTAHVVPTSEYPIPDEDGELNNNWAVHQLYTTCNYAPGSKIFSWLIGGLNYQVEHHLFPYISHIHYRDISQIVQTKTKEFGLPYHVNKSFAKAVWQHIKMLKLLGEYNGLVKQTAQVSKNHKVAAI, translated from the coding sequence ATGGTAAATATTAAATATTCAAAAAACAGGCTCGATTTTACAACTGAATTACGGAATTCTGTAAACGCATATTTCAGTAAAAACAATATTCAGCCATATGGAAACCGGAAGATCTATTTAAAATCTGCTTTTATGATCACATTGTATCTTGCCCCGTTTATACTGATGGTTTCGGGAGCTATAAGCTCTGTTCCCCTGGTTCTGTTGTGCTGGATCACTATGGGGCTTGGAATGTCAGGACTTGGAATGGGAACCATGCATGATGCCAATCATGGTTCCTTTTCAAAAAACCAAAAGGTGAACCGTTTTTTTGGCAATTCGTTGTACCTGCTTGGAGGATTTCCGACCAACTGGCGTTACCAGCATAACACGCTTCACCACGGATTTACAAACATAGAAGGACATGATGAGGATATTGCACCTCCCGGAATATTGAGGTTTTCGCCACATAGTCCGTTAAAAAAAATACACCGCTATCAGCACATTTATGCATGGTTCTTTTACAGTTTAATGACAATCTCGTGGATTGTAGCCAAAGATTTTAAACGATTAAAAAAATATAAGGATACAGGAGCGAAATTAGGTGGCAAACGAAAGTTCAGCAGGTTGTTTGTTGATGTAACTATCTCGAAGATTATTTATTACAGTGTGTTCCTCTTAATTCCGTTGTTGACAGTTCCTGTAGCATGGTATTGGATAATTTGCGGTTTTTTGGTGATGCATTTTACAAGCGGATTGGTGTTAAGCACAATTTTTCAAACCGCTCATGTGGTTCCTACTTCGGAATATCCGATTCCCGACGAGGACGGCGAACTTAATAATAACTGGGCGGTACATCAATTATACACAACTTGTAATTATGCGCCGGGAAGCAAGATATTTTCCTGGCTCATTGGTGGACTGAACTACCAGGTGGAGCACCATTTGTTTCCTTACATTAGTCACATACATTACAGAGATATATCACAAATTGTGCAGACAAAAACAAAGGAATTCGGGCTACCATACCATGTTAACAAGAGTTTTGCAAAAGCAGTATGGCAGCACATTAAAATGCTAAAGTTGCTTGGTGAGTATAATGGCTTAGTTAAACAAACTGCTCAGGTTTCTAAAAACCATAAGGTCGCAGCAATTTAG
- the hflK gene encoding FtsH protease activity modulator HflK translates to MNNQEFNVSEILQFIKKHYMSIIIVIALLIVGFGSFFQVGTEEEGVVTRLGKHVRTVTPGLKMKIPFAEKVYKVPVERQKKQEFGFRTQQAGVRTEYSRTGSVTEDEAIMLTGDLNLANVQWVVQYRVNDPYNYLFKVRNPDNTLRDLSEAITRQIVGDRTVNEVLTVGRAEIASEVKVLLQEISKEYSLGIEIAQVVLQDINPPESVKQAFNAVNEAQQERETLINEAKSEYNKVIPRARGQAEETIQKAEGYATQRVNNAQGEVARFNALYEEYVQAPEVTKRRIYLETLQDVLPKLGDKIITSEKGNNMIPLLKKELN, encoded by the coding sequence ATGAATAATCAAGAATTTAATGTCTCTGAAATATTACAATTCATCAAAAAGCATTACATGTCAATTATTATTGTAATTGCACTGTTAATTGTTGGGTTTGGTTCATTCTTTCAGGTAGGCACAGAAGAAGAGGGAGTGGTAACGCGTTTAGGAAAGCACGTACGTACGGTTACTCCCGGGTTAAAAATGAAAATACCTTTTGCGGAAAAGGTGTACAAGGTGCCGGTTGAAAGGCAAAAAAAGCAGGAATTTGGCTTTCGCACACAGCAGGCAGGGGTAAGGACAGAATACAGTCGTACAGGTTCTGTTACGGAAGACGAAGCGATAATGCTAACCGGTGATTTGAACCTTGCCAATGTTCAGTGGGTGGTTCAATACCGCGTAAACGATCCTTACAATTATTTGTTTAAAGTACGCAACCCTGATAACACCCTTCGCGATCTTTCCGAAGCTATTACAAGGCAGATTGTTGGCGACAGAACAGTTAATGAGGTATTAACTGTTGGAAGGGCGGAAATTGCCAGTGAGGTAAAAGTCCTGTTGCAGGAGATATCCAAAGAATATTCACTGGGAATTGAGATAGCCCAGGTTGTGTTACAGGACATCAACCCCCCGGAATCGGTAAAACAGGCTTTCAATGCAGTAAATGAAGCACAGCAGGAAAGAGAAACCCTTATTAACGAAGCCAAATCAGAATACAACAAGGTAATTCCCCGAGCCAGGGGACAGGCGGAAGAAACCATTCAAAAAGCTGAGGGATACGCAACTCAGCGCGTGAACAATGCACAGGGAGAAGTGGCCAGGTTTAATGCTCTTTACGAAGAGTATGTTCAGGCTCCCGAAGTAACCAAAAGGAGAATTTACCTTGAAACATTACAGGATGTTCTACCCAAATTGGGAGATAAGATTATCACTTCAGAGAAGGGCAACAACATGATTCCCCTCCTTAAAAAAGAATTGAATTAG
- the hflC gene encoding protease modulator HflC: protein MNKKNKIVLVAAIIIAGIIVLSQSLYIVNETQQVVVTQFGRPVGNAVTEPGLKFKTPFVQKANYFEKRYMEWDGDPNQIPTKEKKFIFVDSYARWHITDPLQFYKRLTNERGAQSRLDDIIDGETRDQVASHSLEEVVRNTNRQADTTAKISDIIEDSLAVIEVGRKRIQNIIQETVNEETKDLGIEILDFRFKRINYVEDVRERVYDRMKSERIRIADKFRSEGEGEASRINGEKERELNQIQSVAYKKAETIKGKADAEAARIYANAYNKSRSSRELYSFMKSMETFENTFDSTTTIILSTDNELYKYLKSME from the coding sequence ATGAATAAAAAAAATAAAATAGTACTTGTTGCAGCAATAATTATTGCCGGCATTATTGTGCTGTCACAAAGTCTTTACATCGTAAACGAAACGCAACAGGTGGTAGTAACCCAATTCGGAAGACCAGTGGGCAATGCTGTAACCGAACCCGGGCTGAAATTCAAAACACCTTTTGTGCAGAAAGCGAATTATTTCGAAAAGCGGTATATGGAATGGGACGGCGATCCCAATCAGATTCCCACAAAAGAAAAAAAATTCATCTTTGTTGACAGTTACGCGCGCTGGCATATTACCGACCCGTTGCAGTTTTACAAACGTCTCACCAACGAGCGGGGAGCCCAAAGCAGGCTCGACGATATAATCGATGGCGAAACACGCGACCAGGTAGCCAGCCACAGTCTAGAAGAAGTTGTTAGAAATACGAACCGGCAAGCTGATACGACAGCTAAAATAAGTGATATAATCGAAGATTCTCTTGCCGTCATCGAAGTGGGCAGAAAAAGAATTCAGAATATCATTCAGGAAACAGTCAACGAAGAAACAAAAGATTTGGGCATCGAAATTCTTGATTTCAGGTTTAAGCGTATCAATTATGTGGAGGATGTCAGGGAACGGGTTTACGACCGCATGAAAAGCGAGCGAATCCGTATTGCCGACAAATTCAGGTCGGAAGGTGAAGGCGAGGCTTCAAGGATTAACGGAGAAAAAGAGCGCGAATTGAACCAGATACAATCTGTGGCATACAAAAAAGCGGAAACAATTAAAGGAAAAGCGGATGCTGAAGCTGCCCGCATCTATGCCAACGCCTATAATAAATCAAGAAGCTCAAGAGAATTGTACAGCTTTATGAAAAGTATGGAAACTTTTGAAAATACGTTTGATTCCACTACTACCATTATTCTTTCAACCGACAATGAATTATACAAATACCTGAAAAGCATGGAATAA
- a CDS encoding helix-turn-helix domain-containing protein: MVCIRCQMVVKAELEKIGLPYTDVKIGEADIIGSVEAEQLKQLGTALKKSGLLLMDDKKSILVEKIKSAIIELVHYTEEQIKVNLSDYLSEKLNYDYTYLANLFSEVKGITIEKFYLTHKIEKVKELIVYDELNLTEIAYKMHYSSVAHLSNQFKKITGLTPSHFKKLKNKRRDTLEEV, encoded by the coding sequence ATGGTTTGCATACGCTGCCAAATGGTGGTGAAAGCTGAATTGGAAAAAATTGGGCTACCATATACTGATGTGAAAATAGGGGAAGCTGATATTATCGGAAGTGTGGAGGCTGAACAATTAAAACAGCTAGGAACGGCATTAAAAAAATCCGGGCTACTTTTAATGGATGACAAAAAAAGTATCCTCGTTGAAAAAATAAAAAGTGCAATTATCGAACTGGTGCATTACACCGAGGAGCAGATTAAAGTGAACCTTTCAGATTATCTCAGTGAAAAACTGAATTACGATTATACTTACCTGGCCAATCTTTTTTCAGAAGTTAAAGGCATTACAATTGAGAAGTTTTACCTCACACACAAAATTGAAAAGGTAAAGGAACTCATTGTTTATGATGAGCTAAATCTTACTGAAATTGCCTATAAAATGCATTACAGCAGCGTTGCCCACCTGTCAAATCAGTTCAAAAAAATTACCGGACTTACTCCTTCCCATTTCAAAAAGCTAAAGAATAAAAGGCGGGATACACTTGAGGAAGTGTGA
- a CDS encoding sensor histidine kinase, whose product MKVLNSETNLNEVIEYIYYFFKEEVEGKGINLLCEQGLSSKEATVYSDKNKIIAILINLIKNAIKFTERGSIKFGYEKKGETLIFFVKDTGVGIDGEQKNIIFERFERVSTKLMVDNSGNGFGLLISKAYVELFGGKIWVENEFGQGSSFYFTIPFNSHQGEQINRRKEF is encoded by the coding sequence ATGAAGGTTTTAAATTCAGAGACAAATTTAAATGAGGTAATAGAATATATTTATTACTTCTTTAAGGAAGAAGTTGAGGGAAAGGGAATTAATTTGCTCTGCGAACAGGGATTATCTTCAAAGGAAGCTACTGTTTATTCAGATAAGAATAAAATCATCGCAATTCTGATTAACCTAATAAAAAACGCAATAAAATTTACAGAAAGAGGATCAATAAAATTTGGATATGAGAAGAAGGGAGAAACCTTAATATTTTTTGTAAAAGATACAGGTGTTGGAATTGATGGGGAGCAGAAGAATATCATTTTTGAAAGGTTCGAAAGAGTCAGCACAAAGCTTATGGTAGATAATAGCGGAAATGGTTTTGGACTATTAATTTCGAAAGCTTATGTGGAATTATTTGGAGGAAAAATTTGGGTCGAAAACGAGTTTGGGCAAGGTTCTTCTTTCTATTTTACGATTCCTTTCAATTCCCACCAGGGAGAACAAATAAATCGTAGAAAAGAATTTTAA
- a CDS encoding response regulator, translating to MAEDDEFSEILIRELLNNFAREMITVKSGSEAVDFCRNNPDTNLVLMDIRMPRMNGYEATKQIRLFNSKVIIVAQTAMTYNEEWEKAVDAGCNDLISKPFTKAVFEKLLEKHFKLVQI from the coding sequence ATCGCCGAAGACGATGAATTTTCAGAAATACTTATCCGGGAGTTGCTGAATAATTTTGCGCGCGAAATGATAACTGTAAAATCTGGAAGCGAAGCAGTGGATTTCTGTCGAAACAACCCGGATACAAATTTGGTACTAATGGATATTCGAATGCCTCGAATGAACGGATATGAAGCCACCAAACAAATACGGCTTTTTAATAGTAAGGTGATTATTGTCGCACAAACTGCAATGACTTATAACGAGGAGTGGGAGAAGGCCGTTGATGCAGGATGCAATGATTTAATTTCAAAACCTTTTACAAAAGCTGTATTTGAAAAATTGTTAGAAAAGCATTTTAAACTGGTACAAATTTAA
- a CDS encoding glycosyltransferase family 4 protein, giving the protein MKIAYIATYPPRECGIGTFTNNLYKSMLIDNKPKEQKREGFVVAINDNNLNYKYPEEVKSIIRQEYQEDYLKAVKYINLSGADVCILQHEFGILGGQSGVYILPLLHRLEIPLIVTLHTILKTPSYNEKAVLKEICKMAHKIVVMSHKAVEFLTNIYDVPKEKIALIEHGVPDIQFNPEKSKKKFKIENKKVLLTFGFIGRSKGIETVIKALPEVVKKFPELIYIVLGKTHPNVIRHSGEEYRIFLLRLVKNLQLENHVTFLNEFIDEQELFKYLYACDIYITPYLNEAQITSGTLSYAVGVGAAVLSTPYWHAVELLAKGRGRLFNFNDSDDLAKTLTGLLEHPEDLSELKNNAGEYGKKITWPKTGEKYVTLAEKTMKDEHSIVIQKEKELDLLILPPFSLAHIKRLTDDTGIIQHAKFGIPNLKEGYCLDDNSRALLMVLMAYQEMKDKRALELSPIYLSYIHYLQNADGTFRNFLSFNRSFLDEIGSEDSFGRTIWALGYLLGNAPNDAYYQTGKLVFFNAAPNFEKLKSIRGIANTMIGISYYLRSNPSDDSMTERLRNLANVLMKHYNENQATDWNWFESLLAYDNGILPLALLHSAQVLNDPKITETAIESMNFLTTHTLKDNYLSIIGNEKWYKKEGERSVFAQQPIDAMAMVLMYHQAYFVTKDKDYLNKLYTSFLWFLGENDLRMSLYDFETKGCCDGFESYGVNRNQGAESSLAYLISHLTVLQAYEEFHRSDLKLV; this is encoded by the coding sequence ATGAAAATAGCATATATTGCCACTTATCCACCACGTGAATGTGGTATCGGAACATTTACCAACAACCTGTATAAATCAATGTTAATTGACAATAAGCCAAAGGAACAAAAGCGTGAAGGCTTTGTTGTCGCAATAAATGACAACAATCTTAATTACAAATACCCGGAAGAAGTAAAATCAATTATAAGACAAGAATACCAGGAAGATTATTTAAAGGCGGTAAAGTACATAAACCTTAGCGGCGCTGATGTTTGTATACTACAACACGAATTTGGCATTTTGGGTGGACAAAGCGGGGTTTATATTCTTCCGTTGCTTCACCGGCTTGAAATTCCGCTTATTGTTACTCTTCATACCATCCTCAAAACCCCTTCGTATAACGAAAAAGCTGTTTTGAAAGAGATTTGCAAAATGGCTCATAAGATTGTAGTGATGAGCCACAAAGCAGTTGAGTTTCTCACAAACATTTACGATGTACCAAAAGAAAAAATTGCACTAATTGAGCATGGTGTGCCAGATATTCAATTCAATCCTGAAAAATCGAAAAAAAAGTTCAAAATCGAGAACAAAAAAGTATTATTAACCTTTGGTTTCATTGGGCGAAGTAAGGGTATTGAAACAGTTATTAAAGCATTGCCGGAAGTGGTTAAGAAATTTCCTGAGCTAATTTATATTGTTTTGGGGAAAACACACCCAAATGTAATAAGACATTCCGGCGAAGAATACCGGATTTTTCTTCTTCGGCTGGTGAAAAACCTTCAGCTTGAGAATCATGTGACTTTCCTGAATGAATTTATCGACGAGCAGGAATTATTTAAATATTTATATGCCTGCGACATTTATATTACTCCTTATTTGAACGAAGCCCAGATTACCAGCGGGACGCTTTCGTATGCGGTTGGAGTGGGCGCAGCTGTTCTCTCAACCCCATACTGGCATGCTGTTGAATTACTGGCAAAAGGAAGAGGAAGGTTATTCAATTTTAATGATTCGGACGACCTTGCAAAAACTCTAACCGGACTTCTTGAACATCCTGAAGACCTCAGCGAGCTAAAAAACAATGCCGGTGAATATGGGAAAAAAATTACCTGGCCAAAAACCGGCGAAAAATATGTAACACTTGCAGAAAAAACAATGAAGGATGAACATTCTATTGTTATTCAAAAAGAAAAGGAACTCGATTTACTTATTCTTCCCCCTTTTTCGCTTGCGCATATTAAACGGCTCACCGATGATACAGGCATTATCCAGCATGCCAAATTTGGAATTCCTAATTTGAAAGAGGGTTATTGTCTCGACGATAATTCGCGTGCTCTACTGATGGTTTTGATGGCATACCAGGAGATGAAAGACAAACGGGCACTTGAATTATCGCCCATTTATCTGAGCTACATTCATTATCTGCAAAATGCAGACGGAACTTTCCGAAATTTCCTGAGCTTTAACCGAAGTTTTTTGGATGAAATTGGCTCGGAAGATTCATTCGGCAGAACAATCTGGGCGCTGGGATACTTACTGGGAAATGCTCCCAATGATGCGTATTACCAAACCGGGAAATTGGTATTCTTCAATGCAGCTCCTAATTTTGAGAAATTAAAATCGATCAGGGGAATTGCCAATACAATGATTGGAATTAGTTATTACCTGAGAAGTAATCCATCGGACGATTCAATGACTGAAAGATTAAGGAATCTGGCAAATGTATTGATGAAACACTATAACGAAAACCAGGCTACTGACTGGAACTGGTTTGAGTCTTTACTGGCTTATGATAATGGTATTTTACCATTGGCTCTTTTACATTCTGCCCAGGTACTGAATGACCCCAAAATTACAGAAACAGCAATTGAATCGATGAATTTCCTGACTACCCATACTCTTAAGGATAACTACCTGTCAATCATTGGAAATGAAAAGTGGTACAAAAAAGAAGGGGAGCGTTCTGTTTTTGCCCAGCAGCCTATTGATGCAATGGCAATGGTATTAATGTACCACCAGGCATATTTTGTAACAAAAGACAAGGATTACCTGAATAAACTTTACACTTCATTTTTATGGTTTTTGGGTGAAAATGATCTGCGGATGAGTTTATACGATTTTGAAACGAAGGGTTGTTGCGATGGATTTGAAAGTTATGGTGTAAACCGGAACCAGGGAGCAGAAAGTTCGCTCGCTTATTTAATTTCGCATTTAACGGTTTTGCAGGCTTATGAAGAATTTCACCGGTCAGACTTGAAATTGGTGTAA
- a CDS encoding cold-shock protein has protein sequence MNKGTVKFYNSLKGFGFIKDDDSSKEFYVNASGLKEDIRENDKVTFDLEEGRKGKNAVNVRKA, from the coding sequence ATGAATAAAGGAACAGTAAAGTTCTATAATAGTCTAAAAGGATTTGGATTCATTAAAGATGATGATTCATCAAAAGAATTCTATGTTAATGCCTCAGGATTGAAAGAAGATATCCGGGAAAATGATAAAGTAACTTTTGATTTGGAAGAAGGAAGAAAAGGTAAAAATGCTGTGAATGTCAGGAAAGCTTAG
- a CDS encoding cation:proton antiporter, whose amino-acid sequence MIATINIDPVLSKFVILSMIIIVVGFVLQVFKQPSIVTYLIVGVLVGPFGFKLITDEILITNLGSLGLVLLLFFVGMEIHLPSLVTNWKVSIIGTSIQIVVSVIIVWLLGNFFNWKINQVVMLGFIISLSSTAVIVKLLQERNELFTEVGQNVLGVLITQDILIVPMLIMMGYLGGNNPEITEIIKQVIGGVLIIGIIVYILVKKEVKLPFMKYISKDHEVQVFVAFTLCFGFSILTALFGLSSALGAFIAGTVLSSTKSTQWVHNSLHAFKIMFVALFFVSVGMLIDLHFLKENALIIGSLVLIVLIVNNTINILIMRIFSKDWKISFYAGALLSQIGEFSFILGSTGYYSGIIKIYDYQLIIGTIALTLFISPMWINLSRKIIKTKISNLNR is encoded by the coding sequence ATGATTGCAACAATTAACATAGACCCTGTTCTGTCTAAATTTGTTATTCTTTCAATGATAATTATTGTTGTGGGTTTTGTATTACAGGTATTTAAGCAACCCTCAATAGTGACCTACTTAATTGTAGGCGTGTTGGTAGGGCCTTTCGGATTTAAGCTTATAACAGATGAAATCCTTATTACCAACCTGGGCTCATTGGGATTGGTTTTATTATTATTTTTTGTTGGAATGGAAATTCACTTGCCAAGTTTAGTCACAAACTGGAAAGTATCGATAATCGGAACCTCAATTCAAATAGTAGTAAGTGTAATAATAGTTTGGCTATTGGGCAATTTTTTTAACTGGAAAATCAATCAGGTAGTTATGTTGGGGTTTATAATCAGTTTAAGCAGTACTGCGGTTATTGTTAAACTTTTGCAAGAAAGAAATGAATTGTTTACAGAAGTGGGGCAAAATGTACTTGGGGTACTCATAACACAGGATATTTTAATTGTACCCATGCTTATTATGATGGGTTATCTTGGAGGAAATAACCCCGAAATTACCGAAATAATAAAACAAGTAATTGGCGGAGTTTTAATTATTGGAATCATTGTCTATATTTTAGTAAAAAAAGAGGTTAAACTTCCTTTCATGAAATATATCAGTAAAGATCATGAAGTACAGGTTTTTGTAGCCTTTACTCTGTGTTTCGGATTTTCTATATTAACGGCATTATTTGGTTTATCATCGGCTTTGGGAGCTTTTATTGCAGGAACTGTTTTATCATCCACAAAATCTACCCAATGGGTACACAATAGCTTGCATGCTTTTAAGATTATGTTTGTAGCCTTATTCTTTGTTTCAGTAGGCATGTTAATTGATTTGCATTTTTTGAAAGAGAATGCCCTTATAATAGGTTCACTTGTATTAATTGTATTAATTGTAAACAATACCATTAATATTTTAATAATGCGTATTTTCAGTAAAGACTGGAAAATAAGTTTTTACGCAGGTGCTTTGCTGTCACAAATTGGAGAGTTTAGTTTTATTTTGGGGTCAACAGGTTATTATTCAGGCATTATCAAAATTTATGACTACCAATTAATTATTGGTACTATTGCCCTTACTTTGTTTATAAGCCCGATGTGGATTAATCTTTCCAGAAAGATTATTAAAACAAAAATTTCTAATTTAAATAGGTAA